CGACCAGGAGTGCGACCGCGCCGGCGACGAGATTCCGCTCTCGAGACATGGATGATTCTCCCGTGTGCGTGGTCGGCGTCAGAAGTTGGCGCGGATGCTGAGCGACAGCACGTTCGCCTCGAGCGTGTAGAAACCCGAGTTCAGGTCTAACGTAGGCACGGCGATGCCGGCGGGATCCACGATGCGGCCGCGGCGCCCGCTCGTGTCGACGTGGAGGTACGCGGCGTCGAGCGTGTATCGCGGCGACAGCGGGACGCCGAGGCCGAGCGAGTAGTTCCGGCGATTCATGTCGGGCAGCAACGGCGTCACCGTGACATCGGGCGCCGGCGTCTTCACGTATGAGAAGCCTAACCGGCCTTTGATGCCGACCGGGAACGCGTGCTCGGCGCCGAGACGGATCGACCAGGAGTTCTCGTAGTTCTCGATCAGCGTGCGGTCTTCTCCGCTCGCCGGCCCGCTGAACGTGATCGGCAGCCGGTCGAAATCCGAGAACTGCGTCCACTCGACGTCGCCCTCGAGGCGCGTCGTCACCAAGCCTGAATAGGCGATGCCGGCCTGGAACTGCGCGGGATGCTTGATGCGCGTCGACACTTTCTGCGCACTGAGCGGCTGGCCGGGAGCGAACTCCGTGGCGAGGATGGCGTCGACCGGCGTACCCGGCGGCGCATTGAGCGGGTTGCCCGCGGCGAGCACGAGGTGGGTCGGCACCTGCGAGAACGTCGCGTCGGCGTTGTCATAGTGGAAGTCGAGCCGCGAGAGGTAGCGGGCGCCGACGTCCCAATCGGCGCCAATGGAGCCGTGCACGCCGACGTTGAAGCCGACTGCCGTGCCGCTGCCCGACAGCTTGGCGCGCGCGAATTCCGTCTGCGCCGCGACGCCCAGCTGCCCGAACGTGAGGCCGGGCGCGGCGAATTGTTGGGCGAGGTCGAGCGACTGCCGCAGCTCGACGTGCGAGTAGCCGAACACGGGGCCGCCGCCCACCTCCCAACCGGGCGCAAAGTGGTAGGCAACGTTAGGCTGAAAATAAACGGACATGAGCGACGCCTTGAGCGCCTCGAAGCGGCCCGAGAAGTCCCCAGGCCACTGCGACGTGAGTCCGTAGGGCACGTACACACCGATGCCGGCTGCCCAACGATCGTCTTTCGAGCCGTAGTTCACGAACAGGTGCGGCGCCAGGGCAATCGGGGCATCGCTCTTCGACACGCGCCGCGACGTGTCGGCTGTGAACTCGCCGCCAAGCTGCACCGCCGCGGCGCCGGCGTAGATCGTCCATCCTTCCAGCGATGCCGTCGCCGCCGGGTTCCAGTAAATGCTCGATGGATCCTTGCACGGCGACGCGGCCACGGCGAATCCGCGCGCGACCGAGCAACTGCCGATTTCATTGAGTTGAAAGCCCTGGGCGTGCGCGGCGGATGCGATGCCGCATGCAAGCAGCGCGACGAACGTTGGAGCACGGAGCACTTTCATGGGGCGTCCTCCATCGTGGGAGTGGCGGCGCCCGCGGTGGGTCGCGCGCGCCTCAAGAGTACGAAGACGAGCGGCGTCGGGAAAGGTGCCTGGGTTGGGCGGCGCGAGGCGCGCCGGCGATCAGGGCCGCACGCCGAGCGCGTGCACGGCGTACCAGGTCGACCAGGCGAGCAGTCCGGCGAGCGCCGCATCGCCGCCGTTACCGGTGGCGCGGCCCTCGGCATCCACGAGCTCGGCCGCGATCCCGTTGTCCAACGGCGCGCGCCGCAGCCACTGCAGCACCGCGGCGGCATCCGGGCCTAACAAACGCGCGCATTGCTCGGCCAGCGCGTGCGGCTCGGCGCCTAACCCGCGCACGGTGCGCCGGTACACCGAATCGAAGCGCTCCACCGCATCGTAGAGCGGCAGCCAGTACGGTGAGGCGTTCGGATCGCCATCCATGCCGGAGTTGCCCGACAGATCGATCGAGGTCGCGAACAGCACTTTGCCCTCGCGCTCGATCGAAAAATGGCGGCGCAGCGCGGCACGCACGGCCTCGGGATCTTCCACCGAGCGCGCGCTCTCTTCGTCCAACGTGCGCTTGAGGACGTCGAGCGCCTGGGCCACCACGGCGTTGCCGTGCAGCGTAAAGGGATGCCCGGCCGGTGCGCCCGAGAGCGTGACCTCCGTACTGTAGAGCGGGACGTGCTCGTCGCGGCGACCCGACAGGTCGTCCCACGACGCATAGAGCGCGTCGGCAACGGCGGGCTCATCGACGATCTGATCGTCGCCGGTCTCGCGGATGTACCGGTCGGTGGCGATCGCGAACGACGCGACGCCCTCGAGCGAAAAGCCCGGCTCGAACATCGTCCCGTCGAGATAATGCACGCCGCTGCCCGGCGCGTAGCCGTGCAGCTCGCAGGCGCGCAGCAGCAGCTCGCGCGCCAGCGACGCATCGGCCAACTGAATCGCGGGAAGCGTCCAGCCTAACGCATCCCAATCGCGCGTCGTGATGCCGCGGCCGTTCCACGGCGCTCTCGAGCGCACGAAGTAGAAGTGCGCGTCGTCCAACGCGCGTCCGGCGCCGTAGAAATATGCGAACAGGAGATTGCGATTGATGATCCGGTCGATCCCGTCATGCCCAACGGTCTGCTCCAGCTCCTGCAGCGCGTCGCGGGTCATGGTGAGCAGCTCGCTCCAGCCGCGGCGGCGCATCACGGCCACCGTGGCTTCCGCGCCATCGCGCTCGGGACCGGCGGCGATGTAAAACGCGGCGCCGGTGCGTCCGCCGGCCTCGAGGCGAAGCGCGCGGCGAACGGCAAAGCGCGGCACGTCGCCGCCCTGCACTTCGGTCACGCTCTCGCCATCCGCCGCGACGGCGAGCGCCGCCAGCCCCGGTTGGGCACTGCCCTCGAGCACCACCACGCCTTCGTCGCCGAGCGCGATGCGATGGGCATCGTCCGTTGGGCGCGCGGTGCGCACACGCAGCTGCCGGTGTCCGAGCACCCCGTCGAGCGCCAGATCGATGGTGAGCTCGCGCGCCGTCCGGTTTTCCAGCGCAAATGCGTACACCGCGCCCGCGATGTCGGCATCGCGGCCGTAGGGCGCGAACAACGTCCCGCGAATGACGAGCCCGTCGATCGAGCACGTGAACGTGGGCAGCCAATTCATGGCGCGCTCCCACGCCAGCCCCTGTTCGCCGAGCTCCCGCGCCACACCGTCGATGCGCAACGATGGCTTGAGCAGCGGCGGCCCGCCGCCCGACAGAAAATCAGCGCCGCCGGCAAACTCCACCGCCGCGCGTGCCCCGCGATGCAGCACGCCGAGCGCGTGCAGCGCGCCGTCGGCCGGATGGATGCACGGCAGCGTGAGCCAGTGATTGCCGGTCAACTGCCACGGAACGACGGACTTGGGAGTCGAATTCACGCGCCACGCATTGCAAGTGATCAGCGCCCGTGCGGCGTGCACAGGCGTTGCGATGCGTGCAATATACGAGACGGCGGCAGGTCGCGACGAACGCGCCGAACGTTGACAATGCTGGAGTGTAATGACAGACTTGCGCGCGCACGCCGCCTGTCCACCCAATCGCCCCTCCGTCACTGACTGACGCACCACTTCGCCACCGCATTTCGTCTCGCTCGCGTCGTCGCGCGTGTCCGCGTCGGCACGTTGCGCTGGTCCTGGCGGCGACGGCGATGGTCGCAGCGGCGCCGCTAGGCGCGCAATCGGTGTTGGGCTACGGCGACGATGCGACGACCGTTCCCGGCGGCACGCTGCGTCTCGGGCTCTTGAATACGTGGTCGCGGTGGTATCAGGAGTACGATGCCGCGCCGGGCGTGCTCATTCAGACTCGGTCGCAAGCGCGGATCACGCCGTTGTCGATTGACCTCGGCATCACGGGCCGGTTGATGTTCACTGCGTCGGTCCCATCGGTGGGCACCACAGAGTCCGCGTTGTATTTCTCCGATCCGGAGCACGGCGATGTCGCGGATTCGATGCGCTCGTTTGACCGGAGCGGCATTGGCGAGACGATGGCAACGCTCAAGTTCGTGTGGCTGGGACAACAGAGCGAACGCGACCGCATCGCCGAGCACGGGCTGCACGTGCGCAGCGCACTCACGGCGAGCGCGGTGATCGGCACCGGCGCCCCGCAACGGCCCAACCAGCAATTCGGCGTCGGGACCGGCGAGGGCGCATCAGGCGTCCAGGCCGGATCGTTCTGGGATTTCATGCTCGGCCACACGTTCTGGACCAGCGTTGGGCTCCGCTTCGAGCACCATCTGCAGGACACGCGCGCGCTGCGCGTGGGTGCGGGCGCGCCGGGCGATCCGTTCGACGCGACGGCGACGCCGATCCAGGTCACGCGCCAGTTAGGCGACGCGTATTCGATCGACGTGACGCCGCGCTTTTCGTTCGGCGAATACCTGTCCATCGGCGCGCGCTATCAGTACGAGCACGAGCAGGCCGGCACGTTTGCCGGCACGCTCGACGTCGTCGATTCAGCGGGCAACGTGACGCACCTCGATGCGGCGGCGCTCGGGCCGGCATCCGAGTTCACGAACCAATGGGTCGGCATCGGTGCGGTCTACTCGACCGTGGCCGCGAGCGAGAACGGGCACGGCAACTATCCATTCGAGATCACGCTCCAGTACCGCCGGTCCGTGTCCCTCTCCAACAACCGGCCAGAGCGCGGCGAGTGGGCTGCGGGACTGCGCTTCTATCAGCGGCTGTGGGCGCTCGGGCTGGTGAACCGCAACGTGCCCGACTCGACTCAGCGGCGGCGAGAACCCTGACGCCGGGCGGCAGCCCGCGCCGGCGCCGGCGCGGCGGCAACCGGCACCGTGGCCGCATCGGCGAGCAGCTCGCGCGCGTGGGCGAGCGCGGTATCGCTGTCTTCGTTTCCGCCTAACATGCGCGCGATCTCGTGCACGCGCTCCTCGTTGGCGACGATGCGCGTGTCGGCCGTGGTGATGCCGCCGCGCGCCCCCTTGCTCACCACCACGTGATGGTGCGCCCGCGCGGCGATCTGGGCGAGGTGTGTAATGGCGAGCACCTGGTGGTGCGCGGCCACGCGGCGCATGGTGTCGCCCACCTGCAGTCCGACGCGGCCTCCGATGCCGGCGTCGACCTCGTCGAAGATGAGCGTCGCAACGCGATCGACGCGCGCGAGAATCGTTTTGAGTGCGAGCATGATGCGCGAGAGCTCGCCGCCGGACGCGACGCGCGCCAGCGGGCGCGCATCGTGGCCCACATTGAGCGCGACGAGAAACTCGACGTCCTCGGCGCCGCTCGCCGCGGGCGCAGCGCGGGGCACGAGGCGCGCACCGAACGTCCCGTCCGCGATGCCTAACTCGGGCAGCAGCGCGTCGACCTCGGCGCCGAGTCGCCGCGTGCCGTCGCGGCGCCGCGCGGTGAGCTCGCGGGCGGCGGCGGTGAACGCCTCGCGCGCCGCGGCGTGCCGCTGTTCGAGCTGGCGGATGTCGAGCGACGCGGTGTCCACGAGATCGAGCTCGGCGCGCGCCGCCCGTCCGGCCTCGAGGACATCGGCCGCCGTGGGCCCGTACTTTTTCGTTAGGCGAAAGATCACGTCCCGGCGGCGCTCGACGTCCGCCAGCCGCGCGGGATCCAGATCGACGGCGCCGGCGTAGTCGTCCAGCGCGCGCGCGAGCTCCTCGAGCGCGTAATACCCGTTGTCGAACAGCTCCTGAAGACGCGACAGCGCGGGATCGATGCGCTGGATGGCGGCCAGCGACCGCTGCAACTGGGCGAGGCCCGGCAGCACGCCGCCCTCCGACTGTTGAAGGAGATCGGCCATGCGCTGTGCGAGCGAGCGCAGCTCATCTGCGTGCTCGAGTCGGCGCGCCTCTTCTTCGAGCGACTCGGCTTCGCCGGACGAGAGCTTCGCTCCTTCGATTTCGTGCGCCACGTGGCGCAGGTAGTCGGCGCGGCGCTCGGCGTCGGCCGCGCGGCGGCGCAGCGCCTCGATCTCCGATGCCAGCCCGTGCATGGCGTCGAAACGCTCGCGCACCGCCGCGGCGGCGGCAGTCGCGCCGGCAAACGCATCGAGGAGATCGCGCTGCGAGTCGGAATCGAGCAGCGACTGCGCCTCGTGCTGTCCGTGCAGATTGATGAGCGCGCGGCCGACATCGGCCAGCACACCGGCCGTCGTGGCCGCATCGTTGATCCAGGCCCGCGTGCGGCCGGACGCCGCGATCTCCCGGCGCAGCACGACCATTCCATCGTCGGTGTCGATGCCGTGCGCGTCGAGCAGCGCGCGCACGCCGCCCTGCGTGCCCGCGTCGAAGACGCCCTCGACCGTCGCCTTGTCGGCGCCGGTGCGGATCACGTCGGCACTGGCGCGCTCGCCTAACAAAAGCGCCAGCGCGCCGACGACGATGGACTTCCCCGCCCCCGTCTCGCCGGTGAGCACGTTGAACCCCGGTTCGAGCGGCAGCGTGAGACTCTCGATGATCGCGAAATTGCGAATACGCAGCTCGGTCAGCACCTGTCGTTCTCGTCGCGCTCCCGTAATCCGCCCCACGTCAGCTTGCGCCGCATGCGGCTGAAGAACGTTGCGCCACGGAAAGTCACCAAGAGCACCGGCCGATCCGCTCGCCGCACGGTGAGCGTGTCGCCGGTGCCGAATGTCGTACCGGTCTGGCCGTCGATCGTCACCAAAAGCTCTTCGGGCCCATCTTCTACTTGCACGACCACCTCGGCCGACGGAGGCAGCACGACGGGTCGGACCGCGAGCGTGTGCGGCGAGATCGGCGTGAGCACGATGGACTCGACGGTCGGCACGACGACGGGACCGCCGGCAGACAGGCTGTACGCCGTTGATCCGGTTGGCGTGGAAACGATGAGGCCATCGGCGACGAACGCGCCTATCGTTTCCCCGTTCACGGAGACGCGCAGGTGCACGACGCGTGCGAATCCGCCCTTGTGCAGCACCACATCGTTGAGCGCGCGCCGCCGGTCGTTCTGCGCGCGCGACGTGCGCGCTTCGAGCGCCATGCGGTGCTGCACGGTATAGTCGCCCTGGGAGAACCGCTCGAGCGCGCTCTCGAGCTCTCCACCTGCGCAGGCCGTGAGAAACCCAAGCCGCCCGAGGTTGACGCCAAGGATGGGGATTTGTCGGCCCGCAACGAGACGGGCGCCGCGGAGCATCGTGCCGTCGCCGCCCAGGGTGAGCAAGGCGTCGATGCGTGTGGGGTCGTCGAGCAGCTCGCCGTCCGCGCCGGCGTCGAGGAGCTCGTTCTCGTAGAACAGCGTCATGCCGAGGTCGGGGCCGCGCCGCTTGAGCGTGAGCAGCACGTCGTGCAGCCGTTCGTAGCGGCGATTGCCTACCACGCCGAGGCGCGTCACCCGGTGACCGCCTCGGTCTCGTGGAGCGCGCGAATGCGGCGAGCGATCCCGGCCGCATCGAGTCCCGTCATCTCGAGCTGGCGCTGGCGCGGCGCCTGGTCGATGAGACGGTCCGGCACACCGTGGACGGCAACACGCACGGCCGGGTCGAGCCGTTCGATGACGGTCGACATGAACGCGCCGAAGCCATTGATCACCGTGCCTTCCTCGACCACGAGCACGCGCTTGTGGTGCGCGAGGATCGCGTTGAGCGTGACTTCGTCGTACGGCTTGAGGTAGCGGCAGTTGACCACGGTGCACTCGATTCCGTCGGCGGCCACCTGTTCGGCGGCGGCGAGTGCCGGGAGCACCATGGTGCCGACGGCGAAGACGGCGTAGTCGCCGCCCTGGCGCAGCACATCCCAGGTGCCTAACGGAGCGGCCGGGATGCCGGACGCGGCGGGCACGGCGTCGGGCGCCGCGTCGCGCGGGTAGCGGATCGAGAACGGCCCGGCCGTGTGGTCGAGCGCCGCCTTGAGCAGCGCGATCATCTCGGCGCCGTTCTTGGGCGCGGTGACCACCATGCCGGGCACGGCGAGCAGGTACGCGATGTCGTAAAGTCCCATGTGGGTGGGGCCGTCCTCGCCGACGAGGCCCGCCCGATCCATGCAGAAAATCACCGGCAGATGCTGGAGCGCGACATCGTGGATGAGATTGTCGTACGCACGTTGGAGAAACGTCGAGTAGATGGCGCACACGGGCCGGGTGCCGCGCGTCGCCATGCCTGCCGCGAACGTGACCGCGTGTCCCTCGGCGATGCCGACATCGAAATGCCGGGCGGGAAAGCTCTTGGCGAAGACGCCGGTGCCGGTGCCGGCCGGCATGGCGGCGGTGATGGCCACGATGTCGCGGCGCTCTCCGCCCAACTCAGTTAGTCCCTTGCCGAACACGGCGGTGTAGGCGGGATTGGCCGTCGATGCGCGCCGCGGCTTGCCCGTGGCCGGGTCATGGCCCGGGGGCAGCGCGTGCCACTTTTCCGAGTGGTCGCCGGCCGGAAACCCCTTCCCTTTCTGCGTGATCACGTGCACGAGGCGCGGCGTGCGCATGCCCTTCACCGCCTCGAGCGTGTCGCAGAGCACGTTGATGTCGTGGCCGTCCACCGGGCCGAAATAGCGAAAGCCCAGCTCCTCGAACAACACGCCGGGCGTGAGAAGGCTCTTCATGCTCTCCTCCCAGCGCCGCACGAGCGTGCCAATGGCGGAGAGCGGGCCGGGCAGCTCGTCGACGACGAAGCCGATGGCGCCGCGCACCCGATTGTAGATCGGATTGCGCTGGATCGAGCCCAGATATTTCGAGATGGCGCCGACGTTGGGCGCGATCGACATCTCGTTGTCATTCAGGATGACCAGGATGTCGCGGTCCGATGCGCCCGCGTTGTTGAGGCCCTCGTAGGC
This DNA window, taken from Gemmatimonadaceae bacterium, encodes the following:
- a CDS encoding outer membrane protein transport protein is translated as MKVLRAPTFVALLACGIASAAHAQGFQLNEIGSCSVARGFAVAASPCKDPSSIYWNPAATASLEGWTIYAGAAAVQLGGEFTADTSRRVSKSDAPIALAPHLFVNYGSKDDRWAAGIGVYVPYGLTSQWPGDFSGRFEALKASLMSVYFQPNVAYHFAPGWEVGGGPVFGYSHVELRQSLDLAQQFAAPGLTFGQLGVAAQTEFARAKLSGSGTAVGFNVGVHGSIGADWDVGARYLSRLDFHYDNADATFSQVPTHLVLAAGNPLNAPPGTPVDAILATEFAPGQPLSAQKVSTRIKHPAQFQAGIAYSGLVTTRLEGDVEWTQFSDFDRLPITFSGPASGEDRTLIENYENSWSIRLGAEHAFPVGIKGRLGFSYVKTPAPDVTVTPLLPDMNRRNYSLGLGVPLSPRYTLDAAYLHVDTSGRRGRIVDPAGIAVPTLDLNSGFYTLEANVLSLSIRANF
- the dxs gene encoding 1-deoxy-D-xylulose-5-phosphate synthase, which gives rise to MSILDRIDTPADLKTLTRDQLRTLAAEIRAALIDSCSRTGGHIGAGLGVVELTVALHYVLDTPHDQIVWDVGHQGYPHKMLTGRKDRFETLRQEAGISGFLKRDESPYDAFGAGHAATAISAALGIATARDLRGEDFRVAAVVGDGALTSGLAYEGLNNAGASDRDILVILNDNEMSIAPNVGAISKYLGSIQRNPIYNRVRGAIGFVVDELPGPLSAIGTLVRRWEESMKSLLTPGVLFEELGFRYFGPVDGHDINVLCDTLEAVKGMRTPRLVHVITQKGKGFPAGDHSEKWHALPPGHDPATGKPRRASTANPAYTAVFGKGLTELGGERRDIVAITAAMPAGTGTGVFAKSFPARHFDVGIAEGHAVTFAAGMATRGTRPVCAIYSTFLQRAYDNLIHDVALQHLPVIFCMDRAGLVGEDGPTHMGLYDIAYLLAVPGMVVTAPKNGAEMIALLKAALDHTAGPFSIRYPRDAAPDAVPAASGIPAAPLGTWDVLRQGGDYAVFAVGTMVLPALAAAEQVAADGIECTVVNCRYLKPYDEVTLNAILAHHKRVLVVEEGTVINGFGAFMSTVIERLDPAVRVAVHGVPDRLIDQAPRQRQLEMTGLDAAGIARRIRALHETEAVTG
- a CDS encoding NAD(+)/NADH kinase; this translates as MTRLGVVGNRRYERLHDVLLTLKRRGPDLGMTLFYENELLDAGADGELLDDPTRIDALLTLGGDGTMLRGARLVAGRQIPILGVNLGRLGFLTACAGGELESALERFSQGDYTVQHRMALEARTSRAQNDRRRALNDVVLHKGGFARVVHLRVSVNGETIGAFVADGLIVSTPTGSTAYSLSAGGPVVVPTVESIVLTPISPHTLAVRPVVLPPSAEVVVQVEDGPEELLVTIDGQTGTTFGTGDTLTVRRADRPVLLVTFRGATFFSRMRRKLTWGGLRERDENDRC
- the recN gene encoding DNA repair protein RecN, whose product is MLTELRIRNFAIIESLTLPLEPGFNVLTGETGAGKSIVVGALALLLGERASADVIRTGADKATVEGVFDAGTQGGVRALLDAHGIDTDDGMVVLRREIAASGRTRAWINDAATTAGVLADVGRALINLHGQHEAQSLLDSDSQRDLLDAFAGATAAAAAVRERFDAMHGLASEIEALRRRAADAERRADYLRHVAHEIEGAKLSSGEAESLEEEARRLEHADELRSLAQRMADLLQQSEGGVLPGLAQLQRSLAAIQRIDPALSRLQELFDNGYYALEELARALDDYAGAVDLDPARLADVERRRDVIFRLTKKYGPTAADVLEAGRAARAELDLVDTASLDIRQLEQRHAAAREAFTAAARELTARRRDGTRRLGAEVDALLPELGIADGTFGARLVPRAAPAASGAEDVEFLVALNVGHDARPLARVASGGELSRIMLALKTILARVDRVATLIFDEVDAGIGGRVGLQVGDTMRRVAAHHQVLAITHLAQIAARAHHHVVVSKGARGGITTADTRIVANEERVHEIARMLGGNEDSDTALAHARELLADAATVPVAAAPAPARAAARRQGSRRR